The genome window CCCCCGCTCCCTGCCCCGAAGCCCCCGGCCGCTCACCAGTAGTAGAACTCAACAAAGCGCCCGCCGGGCACAATGAAGGGGTGTCTTGAGTAGATCAGAGAGAACTGCTCAGGGTGGCTGAGGACCTCTGGCTTCACCTGGAGTCCGGGGAGAGGGCACAGGGGGCCTGGGACCCACGTGGagtgggggctggaggaggctgggAAGCTGGAGGCCCTGGCAGCCGCGGGCTTTGGAGCCAGGGAGCCCGGGCTTGGGTTCTGGCTCTGGGGCTGCTCAGCCGTGTGGCCCTGGTCAAGGCCCGGGCCGTGGGGAGTCCGGTCTGCTGGTCCCCACATGCTGGCCTCTGGCAGCCCAGCAAGAGCACGACGGTGTGCAGGAGCCTGGACCGCTCAGCCCAGTGCCTAGCTGGGGGGGACCATTTCCTCCGGCTCCCAGTGCCCCCCGAATCTCGGCTGCCACTGTGAAGCCAGGCCCAGAGGATCAGGGCCCCCCAATTCTGGCCCAGGTGTGGATGAAACCCCAGCACCTTTCCCCAGTGAGGCGGATGTGGACGGACATGGCCAAGGGAGAGCACAGTAGGACCAGAGTGGGGCTTGCTGTGTCCACATCAGGTGTTTTCTCTGTTCATCCCCTCCCAGTTCTACACACGTGAGGTGGTTTCAGTGGGAGAGAGGTCAGCCTGTCAGGGATTCGGAGGGGAGGAGTGGAAGGGGCTCGGCTTTGCTCCCACTGGGTGAGGGGCTGGTGAGGAAGTGGCCCAAGCTGGCACACGACCCTGGAGCACTGCCCTGTGCCAGTGGGTGCCAGGGCCCTGGGGCCAGGCTGGAGGACAGGTGCTGTGCAGCTGGGGCCAAACtgctgccctctctgagcctcagacaaAGGAGAGAAAGTGCGTGATAGAGTGTGCTGAGCACAGGGCTGGGCCGCGATCAGCAGTAGCAATTATCATTCCTGAGCAGAGGCCTCACCGCAGGAACTCAGGGATGAGGAAGTCCCACAGGGGAGTGAACAGTCACCACGTGGTGTAAAGGGCAGGACGGGGCAGCCTGGGGGTGCAGGACAGGCTCGGTTtgcctgggggaggctggggagggctcCAGGGAGAAGGTGGGGAGTTAGAAGTAGATGTTCCCGTCCGTCCTCCCCCTCAGAAGTTCTTTCTAGAGAGTCCTGTAGGGCCCGAGTAGGGGCTCTGGTTACTCCTTCTAAACCCAGTGCCACCCGGGAGAATGACTCCCAAGCTGTGATGTACTAAAATGTGCAGAAACCAAGCTAGGCCGCGCTGAAGGCTGGCCTGTGAGACAAGGAGAAAGGTGGCTGGTTCAAGTATGGCCTTCAGCATAAAAGATCTGGAAGTTTACCCCACTTACCACACTCCTCTCTGGGCTGGCGGCCTCTCCAACCCGGGCAACGTGGACAAGGCTCTGAAATACCTGGAGGCGAGGGGGCAGCAGGGCGGGCTGCTACACTGGCGGCAGGGTCACCTGCTCACTCCCTGACTCTGACCTGTGACCTCTGGCAAGCGGCAGCCACACCCCGCTCCGCCCGGGGCCTTAGCCTGAGGGTCCCACTTCTGCCACCAGGGGGCAGCTGTGAGCCAAGAAGAGAAGGCCCCGCAGGGGACACCTGGCTTCAGGAGGGCCCAGCCTCTTGGCTGCCTGTCCAGCCCCCACCTACACTCATGGTAACGTCTGGAACCTTCTAGGACAGCTGGATCCTCACCTACCAGAAGACAGGCCAGCAGTGGGACTTCCCCAacgcctgggccccctgcaggaCCTGCTCATCAGAGGtgaggaggcgggggtggggcctCTCCCAGGGCCTCAGCCCACGGGGGTAGAGGGTCCGCCGGCCTGGCTCTGGGGAGGCGTGAACAAATGAGGCAAAGGCCCCTCTCTGGCCCCTCTGCTCTCTCAGCCTCTCACTCAGCAAACACACCTACCTCCACCTGTCAGGGGAATCGGCCCTCCTCTCTCCACACCCAGGCCTGGATGATGGGGAGCAGGTTGGCCCCCGGCTCCAGGAGGGAGGGCTAAGCGCCCGGGCCTCTTTCCCTCCTTGAGGAGAATAAGGCTCAGGCCTCTGCTCCCCCTGGGATGGGGGCTCTGGAGATTCAGGGTCCTGCCTGGGGTGGGGTCCAGGTCTGGCCAAGTCTCCTTCAGCCACAGCCCAGGAAGTGGCTTTCCAGCTGGCCCAGAATTGGATCCAAACCAACTGTGACATCTACTCCAAAAAGTCAGCCAAGTATGAGAAGGTGAGCTGCCCCAGAGCCCAGTCCCTCGGGGTCCTCCTCCCCACGGGGAGATGGAGGAATCGTCAGGCTGTGCAAAGCCCAGGCCCACACAACCGGGGACAGTGGCGGCACCTGGTGGCCATTCTTGGGCACTGCAGGGGTCAGAACTGCTGGCCAGAACAGCTTCTCCCTAAGGGGCTCCCATTTCTGGCTTCCCTAGAGGCCTGGCGTTGGGGGGCTGGGGTAGGGCCTGACCTTAGAGCCCGTCCTCTTGTCCCCAGTATGATGTCAGCAACGGTGGACACCCAGGTGGTAGAGGGGAGTATGAAGTTCAGGTGAGTGGGCCACATCCTCCAGGGAACTTCGGGGCTCTGCTGTCCCTGCAACTGACCATGacctcctctctctgggcctcagtttcttccatgGAGGTGGGCCCCAGGGAGGAGGCTGACTGGTGCTCCCTGGTACCCCTGGGGCTATGCAGGGCCAGAGCCTCTAGGTGGGGATCCCATACCCCATAAAAGGACTTGGGGGCCTTCCCCAGAGGTCTTGCCCCACTGACCTCACCTCTCTCCAGGAGGGGTTTGGCTGGACCAATGGTGTGGTCCTGATGCTCCTGGACTGCTATGGTGACCGGCTGAGCTCGGGGACCCACACAGCTTTCCTGGAGCCCCACTGCCTTGCAGCTGCCCTTCTCCTTACCCTCCTGCTCAGCCTCCTGCCTCAGTGACGGGCCTTCACTCCCTCATCTGGCTCCAGCTCCTGTCAATTAAACCTCCACATGAGTCCCTGCCTTCTCCTGCCTGTTGATCCTTTATCCCTGGaaagcccaccccccacccccaggccggTCCTTGGTCATAGTGGAGTGGGGGCAGGGTAGGGACCTGGAAGTCACGGTTGGGCCCTGGGTCCCTCCTGGAACATCTAATAAGGTGGAAATGCTGCATTGTGGGGAGACCTAGCTCTCCTACCCCACGTATCCCAACCCCATGTCCCCCACCACCAGGCGTCCCAAAGACATAGTCCAAATGCTTTATTGTTCTGCTGAGATGCTTACAAATACTGAAAAACATCCAGCCTGGACCCAGCAACCATGGCccagggctgggaagggggaCAGGGAGGTGGGCTTAGTGTTAAGGCGGAAAGGGCTGAGCACAGACAGCTGGAGGCCTGGTCTTCTGCTCTCCATTTCATCCCCCTTCTGAGGCTGCAGGGAGGGCAACCAGACCTCAGGGCCCCCCCTCTGCTGCTTCCTCTCCTGCTCAGGACTTCCATCAGGGAGAATCTGAACAGCCCTCTGTCTGTCAGAAACTCAGCCCTATAACAGAACCCCAAGGACAGCCCGTCTAGCTTCTTCTCCCATCCAGTGGCTCCACCTCTGGTCTCTAGTTCCCAGCTTCACCCCTTCTGGCTCTAGGCAAGGCACGAGTGGAAGGGGGAGGGCTGGACAGGGGAGCCAGCAGGCTGTGTATTAGGGCCTGGAGAcgcaggcagggggcagggagaaggtgtTCAGTCCCTTCCCCCCAGCAGGAGATGCCCAAGGGCCTGGGCTGGAGAGATGATGGCACATACCCTCAGATGGGTCCACTGCTGAAGCAGTGGGCTGAGCCATGGAGCCATGGCAATTAGTATGTAACCATGGCGATGAAGCCGTCACTGTGGTGACCATGGTGATGGGTCTGCAAAAAGGTGATAGGGCTGGGACCTCAAGGATGACACTTTCGGTCTCTGGCCCTTCagcaaagtaataaaaaatataaacgcAGGACAACAATGGGGTAGAGCGGGGTTTGAGAAGTATACCGCCTGAGCTGTTACCCCACTCTGAATGTGGCTCTGCTCAGCCCCCAAGGCCCCCGCAAAGGGAGCTGAGGCAAGAGGGGATCTTTGGCAGTTTCTGGTACCATAATTTGTCCTTTACAAAAGAGAACACAGGTTGGGGAGCGCAGGTGCCAGGTCAGAGCAGAGGGGCCCCTCTGtgacagctgctcagcctggctgGGCCTGGGGCAGGACCCTGAAGGGTTATTGCAAGTTCTGGGTTCCCAGGAGGCAGCAAAGCCCCCTCCCCAACTTTTATCTCCTGGCCGGTTCTTTAGGGGACCGGAGCTCAGAAACTCACAGGACGAGCTCCTTACAGAACATTACAAAGTCACTTCTTGTACAAAACCCCAGTCATGCTCCGCCCTCCAGGGCCTCTGGGAGCACTTGTGTGAGGCCTGAGGCCCAGGGCGTGACTGTCTCCGGGGCGAGTGGAGCAGCAGGCAGTTGGGCATGGGTCCTGGGCCGGCCTGAGGGTCCACGAGGCCCATTCGGTCAGTTCATGAACTGGGTGTAGCCCTCCGCCCCGGTGACGATGACATCCATCCAGATGCGCATGGCCTCTGCGGACGGGGCCACCATGTAGTACAGCCGGTCGTGGGTCTTTACACAGAAGGTGAGGGCCGGGTTCGGGCTCTGccgagggagagaggaaggtctAAGCCAGGGCCCACCCACGAAGGCCAGGAGCATCTTGCATCTGCCTCGCCGTCTGCCCTTCCTCTCTCTGACTCCAGGACGCCCTGGAGCTCGAGGCTGAGCCCTAAATAGGCCCAGAGCCCAATCCCTACCACCAGGTGGGCCCCAAGCTGAGACGGTCCCCTCCTCTCAGCTGGGCAGTCCTTGGACCCTGGCAGGGACAGACGCTGCCAGGCGGGGGCACTGCTCCTTGGTACCCACAGGCACAAAAGGGAAAGACTCAGTCTCAAAGGTCTGTTCCAGTGAGGACCAGAGTCTCTTCTCAGCAAAAGAGGAACAGATGGAAAAAGCTACAAGTGGGATGCTGGGCCCCAGGACCCCAGAAGGGCAGAGATCAGGGATGGAGTGGGCATCTGAGGcttggcaggagggaggctgacCTGCATGAAGGCAGATGGTCCCAGCCTCAAACATCTCCTGTTTACCAATCCTCTTGACCAGATCTAGTCTCTGAGGGCCCCCTACTCCCCTTGTAGCCATCCCTTCTGCACTGCCCACCCCCACGGAGGGAGACATCCTACCGTCATCTCAGGATTGGGAGGCAAGCAAGCGTACTCACGCCCACAGGGGCTTCCTGCTCTCTGCAACCCACCTGGCTCCCCCCATCAggactgggggaaggaggggggtaCTTAGGGGAGAGTCAAGGGTCAGGGGCAAGAAGGGTACAGGAGGCATTAATGTGCAGTAGTTCTGGTTACAGGTATATGGGGAGGGGTACCTCAGTCACCATAGTGAAGCTGAAAAACCTcttctgggaaggggagagggagagaggaagagaaagtttACGAAGAGAACAAGAGATGGGTCCGAGCCTCTGAAGAGGGCAGGCTGGAGGCCTTTGCTCACAGAGCCCTGCTgggcccaccccttccccaaggcTGTCCCTCTGCCCCTCACCTTGGCTGCACTGCGCAGGTGGTCATAGTACACTTCCTCGATGGCCTGGAAATAGATGACCCCTTTCAGCTTCGTCTCATGCTTGTCTGCAAAGGAATAAGGGCCAGGCTCGTGGACATGGAGCGTCCTCATGTGGGAAATGGAGTGATTCCCAGGACTCCAAAACAGAGCCCAGCAGGGAGCCCGGAAGACATGGTCAGTGTTCAGCCTCACTCAGAATGATAGAGAATGCAAATTAGAACTCCACCGAGATAACCACTTCTAACCTATCAGAACGGCAAAAATACACCCAAAATACACAGCACACTCTTGGTAAGTCTGTGGAGAAACAGGCGGTGTAATAAATCTGAcaggtgggagtataaattggtaaacGCTTAGGAGTGGTTTGGCTGCATCTACCAAAGTTAGAAAGGTGTTTGCCCCTCGAGCCAATTTTTACACTTAACAAAAATTTATCTTACACATGTACAAAATAACAAATTTACAAGCTTCACCATAGCAGTACCTATATTCATGAAAGATTAGAAACAAGCCAAGTATCCATCAAGTGGAGATGGCTAAGTAAATTAGAGTGTGCCACATGATGGAATACATCCAGCTGTTTAATAGAATGACAGAGAAATATCTGATATAGATACAGATTCAGAAATAAatctaaggacttccctggtggcgcagtggtccgggaagatcccacatgccacgaagcaactaagcccgtgcgccacaactactgagcctgcactctagggcccgtgtgccacaactactgagcccacgtgctgcaactactgaagcccacacagctggagcccatgctttgcaaggagagaagccaccacaatgagaagcccgcgcaccacaacgaagagtagttccCGCTCACCacaagagaaagcccactcacagcaacaaagacccaacgcagccaaaaaataaataaagttaaaaaaaaaaaatttaagataaaagaagaatccgcctgccaatgcaggggacacgggttcgagccctggtctctggtccaggaagatcccacatgccgcggagcaactaagcccatgtgccacaactactgacctgagctctagagcctgcgagccacaactactgaagcccacgcacctagagcccgtgctccgcaacaagagaagccactgcaatgagaagcccacgcaccgcaacaaagagtagcccccgctcgatgcaactagcaccgcgtgcagcaacgaagacccaatgcagccaaaaataattaatttttaaaaaatctataaaatatgcCCAGATATCAAtatctagatatagatatatttgaGATAGAAAGATCTCTAAGATACATTAGCAGGAAAACAAGGAATGTATTGGGTGCTACCTTTTGTGTAAGAAAAGGGGTAAGAATACATGTTTGCATTTGTTTATATTCCCCTAAAGATACTCTAGAAGGATACACAAGAGAGTTAAAGGTGGTTACCTGTAGTGAGAGGGGGCGTAATGCTCAATTTAAACCTTTTTATGTGTTTTGAGTTTTGAACTATATAAATGTGTTTATCTATTTAACTCCAACAGTAAAAAATGGAAGGAAGCATATAGCATCTGGAGGCAGGGGTGGCAGGAAGGAGGTGGGCAAACTCGCAGAGCAGATGACCGCTCGGGTGGCAGGGACAGGGCGCTGGCAGGGGAAAGCACAGGGCCCGGGCCATCCCGTCTCGGGGCAGACACCGAGCAGGCACCTCAACTGACGTCCTGGGCACTGAGCCCAAGTCACAAAGGAAAGGCCACAAGATCACTAAACTCAGACTGCGATGGCTggcaccttcccccacccccagtgtcgTTTCAGGCCG of Balaenoptera ricei isolate mBalRic1 chromosome 8, mBalRic1.hap2, whole genome shotgun sequence contains these proteins:
- the TREH gene encoding LOW QUALITY PROTEIN: trehalase (The sequence of the model RefSeq protein was modified relative to this genomic sequence to represent the inferred CDS: inserted 3 bases in 2 codons), coding for MAKGEHSRTREKGGWFKYGLQHKRSXEVYPTYHTPLWAGGLSNPGNVDKALKYLEDSWILTYQKTGQQWDFPNAWXPLQDLLIRGLAKSPSATAQEVAFQLAQNWIQTNCDIYSKKSAKYEKYDVSNGGHPGGRGEYEVQEGFGWTNGVVLMLLDCYGDRLSSGTHTAFLEPHCLAAALLLTLLLSLLPQ